From Carassius auratus strain Wakin unplaced genomic scaffold, ASM336829v1 scaf_tig00053278, whole genome shotgun sequence:
AATATGTAACGTATGttcttattaattaatttatttatttattcattcattcatttatttttaataaaaaatcaacaATATCTAAAATGAGATTTCATTAAGAATTTAGGGGGAAATGTGTTAAAAAGGGATTTTTTTGGGAGTTTATTTGTTGCATCTTCATAATGTTAATCCATCTCTGTCATATTAATAAATGCCAGGCTGTCACAGGTTTATatgatgtcatttattttaatgtactgcTCTGGGGAATCAGATCAGATTTGGTGGAAATGAATCACATTAAATCATAGATTAAGCGCTGATCCCCTCCGAGCTCGTTACCCAGAGATCAGTGCTTCTCTCGCACCCTGGTAAAGATGATTATTGATGATCTTATTATATATGAACCCAAAACCTTTCCTTTAGCCACACAGAGTTATTTGAACATCACCGAGAAGCTGTTATACTTCTTATTAATATttggaatttgtttttatttagtaatttgtgtttttgttattgttagaAGTTTTTGTAGATATatctatattgttttttttttttcatttcagtttcaaGTTCAAGCTGAACTAAATTTAAATGAGAAATTATGCCTTGAGAAATaggtgaaataaaacatttaataaaatacttaGTGTgattgagatgtttttttttcatgctttaattttaaagtgttagaaaattgttttatttggtcatttttattagttttagtaattaaattaaagcaaaGCTTTTATATTTCCGTTTGATGAAAAATTTCAACTAGctgaaattacatattttattaaatattttgagatactaatgtgtttttagtaatattttgtgtttgttttatatatatatatatatatatatatatatatatatatatatatatatatatatatatatatatatatatatatatatatatttgttttttttttcatttaaatctttagtaaatttgtttattgattttgtcatttgtatagttttatcatgtttttattcatttttatttctgatttagtttattatatcaagattaaaatgaaaaatgtaaactaactgaaatatatactgaaatatatatatataaaaaaaaatttgtaaattaatttgatttttgttttagtttatgagATCaagctaaactaaactaaaatgttaaGAACTAGCTGAAATATTTacactaaatattttattaagtattttgggatgctattattatttgtaatatttgaattaatttaaattttaaattatttttatcataGATTCATAGAAATCATAGAATAAGTGATAATCCCCTCAGAGGGCCCCGGGGAGCCGGCCGCTCTGTTACCCAGAGATCAGTGCAGCGTCCCTGGGGAAGTGCACTGGGCGAGTCCCTGGATTAGGCCTCAAAATCACCCACTCACCTCCTTTCCATAATTACACTTTATTAATTGATATATTGGAAGATGGTGATTCCAGAgcgtttagtgtgtgtgtgtgtgtgtgtgtgtgtgtgagagcatgtggACATGTTTACTGATGGCCAGCTGTTTGGGATTATTGTGTTTTAAGAAGGGAAAAACGGATTGTAAATGAGCTGCTATAGCGAGCATCAGAGCTAAAATATGTGAATTAATTGTAATCCCTGTTGTAACATGTAACTAAGAAACATGCTTTTAACCCAAAAACAACTGATTTCTCCTTTAGCCAAAcaaatagttaaattaaaactttttgctTTGTGTTAGTCCAACCAAAAATCATAGTTGCTTTTTAAGGAAAATATCatgtgcattaaatataataatacaattattattaaatatattattaataatgttattttaaaatgtactataaaaattaaattaaaataaaaaaagattgtactgtgtgtatatatatatatatatatatattattttttttgtgcaagaAAACATTTAGCGTGTGCCCAATCATAGTATACTTATAaacttatataatataatcatttaaacttatattatattatactttcaTATTATTTTGATCCCAAAAAATCACGATTTCTGTCTCAGATTTACAATTATGTAAAAATACGTATAATATTGACAGtaacagttttattatattctgcAAACCATTGCAAGAGAGTCTCATGCAATGTATATGAATTTTCCGTTAATAACTTAAAATGCATGCtaatgtttacatgcatgcacaaatcGTCTAACAAATGAGACTCTAGTGCACTTTTTATTTTCACGGCATGGaaagaatgattcagtgactcattatATTGACTCATTTTTGgatcttttgtcttgttttttttctgtctgggTGAAACGGTGCATGTGTGTTTCGTAACACGGACGCGTCTGATGGGTGTTTTCTGCATTGTCCCTCAGGAATATTACAGTTGCATtgcatttttcttcagaaaaggAAACATAATCTAGAGTGTGTTGAATCAGAGTGATGTATTTCTAGGGAAAAGACCTGAAACACATTGCAGATGCTCTGAAAAGTTCGTCTAAAGTGAGGAGCGTGACGCTGGAGGACGAGGACTGGAACTGGACGGCCGATAAGAAGAAGACGCCGCTGAGGCGCTCTGGAAGCGTTAAAGATCTCATCTACAGGTTCGACGGGTCACCGCCGTGCCTCGGCTCGCTGAAGATCAAGAGGCAAGACTCGAGCGCACAGGATTCTGGGAACATGACACATGAGAGCAGAGAGATAGAGAAGAGCCTGGTGTCTAGTGAAGCACAAGAAGTGAGAGAAGCAGAGAAGAAGAACGAGGACAAGCCAGACGCTCCTGAATCCGGTCCAGTAAGTGGCCGAGCatctctcgtctcgtctcgtctcgtctcgtgaCACGCATGAATCCGTCCTCCTGAAATCAGCCGAAGACTGCGCTGTGATTTCAGACACGCTTGACTCACTGCATGAGCATGTGCTGGTTTACTAGCATCCGGAGACTAGTACACTAATATTTTGAATGGCTTTTGTGTGTTTCTGAatgttctgcttttttttttttcagagttttaAGAACTTTGTTGTGTTTCTGTCATTATAAAAAATAGGattatttttcatgaatatatatatttttttttttggcattttgttTGATTTTCATTTCACGTTTATATATACTTTGCATTTAAATtgttaagttttagtcattttgttgtgtcatcattattattattattattatacatatatatatattttttattacgttTTACGTTGTTTAGTTGTTGATCAAGTTAAActaactgaaaaatatatatatattttttctattttatttataaaggttaacattcattcattcatttatactcattttatttatttcagaagacagaaaaaataataataaaaataaataaatccaggtAAAAACAAATATAGCTCCGTAAACTACAGTTAAGTAGCACATATAATAACATGATAAATATTGTTATAGTGATATTATGGTTTTAGGTACcggtccaaaaatacgtcatgatgaggaaaaaaacatttaaattgcactggactaagtcgcatttatttagaaccaagaaccaagagaaaacattaccgtctccagccgccagagggcgctctgtgtcttcagtgtacACTACAGGatcagcacagagcgccctctggcggctggagacggtaatgttttctcttggttcatgtcaaattaattttgataaataagtcgtacctgactataagtcgcaggaacagccaaactatgaaaaaaagtgtgacttatagtccggaaaatacggtagctgTAATAACCCTGTGCTTGATGCTTTATATGTGTAACACAACATGCATCTGATCTGCTGTGATATATCTGTGCTTGTGTTGTGATTTACGACTCAAACAGCAGCTCTGTCCTCGGCTCATCTGAGTTCGATGTGTGACTCTGATGTTTCTCTTCTTCACAGTTTTCCAGCTTAAACGGCGAGAAGCAGCACAGCAGTCCTGTGTCCGAAGACGAGCCCATGACCCCGAAAGTGCGTCCCAACCCCAAATACCAGCTCTACCTGGGGCTCCAACGGCTCCAACGGATCCAACGGATCCAACGGGGCCCTGCTGAGGGTCAGTCCTGTGAGCCGAGGGTCCATGGAGTCGCTCTCGTCCCGGGACGGGGACAGCTTGTCCGAAAGAGTGAGTGTGATGCTGCTCACAGAAACCAGGATTAATCGGCTATAGATGAATAAAATCATTATCATCAATAATGTTgctagctgaaattaaataaagtgaACTGAAATACAAAACAGGGTTTATTTCACTTCAGCTAGACCAAAACTAAGAAGATGAAAAGCTATagacttacttaaaaaaaaaaaaaaatgcaacaaaattaataaaatgcactgaaacagaaaatttaaaaacaaaagcttcagtatgacataaaaaaatctaatattataataatatcccttatgaaattatgtaatgtattacattaggcatatattcttatatatgggatttaatatttattttttccaatctattgcaatatattgaaagagGCGATCATTCgtatattttgctaaatattatataatatatgtatcatcaatatattattcagtgtattcaaatatatactatattagaaaataaaaatggaaaataatatattacaatatatttaagaaatatattggtaaatatatttcctttcgtaagggatatCAATGATATTAGAATAAAAAGGAACGAATCTGtttcaaaaacatcatttaaattaaacttttgcatttaataaaataatatatattttatattgttttaataagtagttaaataattttatttttaataataattattaaatatttaaaaatatatattttttatttaaaaaaatatatgtttgaatcagagcaaaataaaagtataaagtaaaattataaaattatatatatatatatatataatataatatatatatatatatatattatatatatatatatatatatatacacacacataattggAATATAACTTGTTTATAATACAACAATTTAGTTTTAAGTAGCTTTTTCTTTTATCATAGGAATTATTGATATACATATTAATtaccatataaataatatacatataaatctaattgtataatctaaaataaatctaatacattttataaatattatgataaattatgtataaatattataatataataaattatatatatatatatatatatatatatatatatatatatatatatatatatatatatatatatatattaatagtaataaaagtAATGTATTTGTGACATGTGAATGTCTCTGTATTTGTTCAGACGGCTGGGATTGAAGTCCTCCCCGAGGTTTCATCAGTCCGTATTCAACGCTCTCGCTCGACTTACAATCCCTTCAACAGAACGTCTGACTTTAAGgtgaataaagtgtgtgtgtgtgtgtgtgtgtgtgtgtgtgtgtcctacagTCTCACACACAGCGCTTGATTCAGACTAGGTGATGTTTGTGTTCTGATGGTGTTGTGACCGCTctgacagacacaggaagtgatgtcacccGGCGTCTCTGAGATGAACCTGTTCGGTCTGAACAGAAGCGTGAGTCCCGTTAACAGTCCGTCTCTGAGCCAGCGCACACGGATCCCGGGATACGACAGTCTGCCTCGCCGACGAGACGTGAGCCGCAGACACTGCACTCACATTATATTAGGGAAAactattatacatacatatattctgctcatcagggctgcatttatttgttaaaaatacagaaaaatgttttaatattctgaaatattattatgatgtcaaataacatttttctattttaaaatactttaaagtgtaatttatttctgtgatgctccgctgtattttcagcatcattcctccagtcttcagtgtcacatgatcttcagaaatcatgaaaatatgatgatttactatCAGTTTGGGAACCTGTGATagttttcaggattgtttgatgaataaaaagtaaaaaagaacaacatttattcaaaatagaaatatttcctaacaatttAAATCTTTGCGATCACTTCTTAACAATTAAacgcatccttgatgaataaaagttttaatttgttaaaaaaaaagaaagaatacaaatgtactgactccaaacttttgaactctagtgtatattgttagaaaatatttatattttaaacaaatgctcttcttttaacttttttattcatcaaacaatccagAAAAACTCTCATAGGTTCCAAAACTgataataatcatcatatttcatgatttctgagatcatgtgacactgaagactgggggaatgatgctgaaaatacagcggagcatcacagaaataaatcacagtttaatgtatattaaaatagacaaacattattttacatcataataatatttcagaatatttaaaacatttttctgtatttttgatcaaataaatgcagctttaatgagcagaagagtctcctgtgaaaacattaaaaatcgtTCTGATCCCAAAAGTTTGAACTGAAAATGAtctattaagaaaaaataaattaaataaaaaatgtaaatatatatatttctataattatatgatataattatatataatttattaattatattttattatagagtttctaataataataataataaaataaataaatgcatttatttcaaacagTAAATAGAGGTTTATTCACCATGCACTTTGATGTCTCAGAGGATAATTAATATTAATCGTGATCTCATGTCTTCTCTCCAGAAGGCGACTCCAAGTCAACTCATGCACGAAACAACCAAACCAAACCGAACAAACTGGACTTCATCCAGGAGCTGACCAAACAGCTGGAGGACTGCCGCAGGGTCAGCACGAAACACACTACTGTCATTGGGAATAAACAGATGCATGTTAGTTTTAACCCGTCTGTTCCATGTGCTGCAGAGAAACCAGTTTCTGGAAGCGGAGAGCATCGAGATGGAGAAGGAGAGGAACCAGATCCGCTTCGAGATGCGAGGTCTGCTGGTGAACAACGAAGATCTGCTGCGGACGAACACACAGATGCAGGGCGAGAGCAACCGTCTGCGAGAGAAGATCGTGGAGCTAGAGAGCAACACAACGTCATGCAGGAGCGCTTCAGACAGATAGAGGTACACACACACCTACAACACCCTACACACACCCCGCTGCTCGCAGGGCATCAacacgcgcgtgtgtgtgtgtgtgtgtgtgtgtgtgcagaaagaGCTGAAGGAGGCGCGTGAGGTGATGGTCGAGGCAAACACTCAGGAATACGCTTTCAGCTTCCTGCAGCAGACGCTCAAGAACCAAATACAGGACACTGAGGTGAAATCACTAATAAACCTGCAAACAtgacatttcttttattatttatatttactgtaatattatttagttcattttttgtattttattattattataaatgttttttattaattatttattttgtaattataatatttatatttatataatttatattatatttatataatttatattatatttatatattatattatatattttttatatattttatatatatagggagagagattaatataataaaaataaaatacagccatcaatttattaaaatattataaataataatttatgtaaatattgaTTAAATAGCAATCATGTTATACAACTAgttaatattcaaatatataataaataaataaagcaatcagTTTCAGTCATTAttatcatataattttttattaatatttattttataattattgatatttttatttattgttctagaatacaattatatatatagtttatatatgtttatatatatatatatatatagagagagagagagagagagagagaggaatatttaatataaactcaaataaaaataaagcaatccgtttatatttaaacattataaaataataatttatgtaaatataaatgtaatagcaATCATGTTATTGCAactagtttttattaaaataaaataaataaataaagcaatctatttcaataatgttttaattattgtattatattatatattttgtattacttatttattttataattataaaatgttatgtttattatgttattttatacatttatttgttttaaattgtttttctaAACCCCATAAAATCTTTACTTTAGgggtaacattttaatttagggGTAACAATAATTATGTAACAATTGGACatttgctttattatttattgtatattattttttttcttataattattTCTTGATGGTTTGTATTCTTTGTATCTGTGCTTCAGTAATGCACTGCACTTTCTGTCATGCCAGTAAACCCCAAACAATGCTACAtgcttttatatattaatatattaataaatcattcagTCATTTAATAAGCAATGTAAAAATTCTGAAAAGAAAAAGctatttgtttttagatttattattattatttaatgcaaaatgcaaattaGGGttgaaaatttgttttattattactcatattatttattcatattattattattattatcgttgatggattatttttattattttttctacagCTTTAGTAATTCACAGCAGCTTTTGTTATTCAAATAAATCCCTTAAAAATGCTTCATGCTTTTCATAAACTCATAGCATTTAATAAGCAACATATAGATGtatggctaataataataatatcatgaaTCAAGCGCTTTGACAGCAGGGAGCTGGTTCTTGAGGATGGATATGACTGTTGTCGTCTGATCTTCTGTGTGTTCTTCAGGAAGCTCTGGAGAAACAGACACAACACGCTCAGACTGTGTCAGAGAAACTGTGGCTCGCCGAGAGGAGCCTGGAGGAACTACAGCTGGAGAAGGAGATAAAGCCAAGAAAACTCTAGAACTCACCAACACTGTGTTCAGACTGGAGAcagaggtaacacacacactcacaccatatacacacaca
This genomic window contains:
- the LOC113090190 gene encoding uncharacterized protein LOC113090190; this encodes MPVMSAQETSTGKDLKHIADALKSSSKVRSVTLEDEDWNWTADKKKTPLRRSGSVKDLIYRFDGSPPCLGSLKIKRQDSSAQDSGNMTHESREIEKSLVSSEAQEVREAEKKNEDKPDAPESGPFSSLNGEKQHSSPVSEDEPMTPKVRPNPKYQLYLGLQRLQRIQRIQRGPAEGQSCEPRVHGVALVPGRGQLVRKNGWD